In Solanum lycopersicum chromosome 5, SLM_r2.1, the following are encoded in one genomic region:
- the LOC101267889 gene encoding protein JINGUBANG, with product MGKIPCPLPSPSKQNSTNSDEFHQIYSDSSLALSRSSSCLYSQPSLPSIPSLTPLSTHSELLSNTFCASTFTGLSSSVFCLSLAGKHLYTGTSNGEILLRNQEKNHSVVVAQKQSKSSVKSIVIFGDKLFTAHQDHKIRVWKIDNHDHNQSNYKCIATLPTLNDRCMRLFSAKNYVEIRRHKKCTWVHHVDTVSALAISSDNTLLYSASWDRTFKIWRILDFKCLESVWNAHDDAINAIALSKNGYVYTGSADMKIKIWKKERGEKSVHTLISTLEKHKSSVNALALSTDGSILYSGACDRSIIVWEKDSGGDKMVVSGALRGHTKAILCLSVVDDLVCSGSADKTVRIWMKGIGKSYSCLAVLEGHNGPVKCLTASSDNSNSNSNSDDFGCGNSYVVYSGSLDCDIKVWKIWVP from the exons ATGGGTAAAATTCCATGTCCATTGCCATCTCCATCCAAGCAAAACTCAACAAATTCTGATGAATTTCACCAAATTTACTCAGATTCATCATTAGCATTATCCAGATCATCTTCTTGCCTTTACTCACAGCCAAGTTTACCATCAATTCCTTCTTTAACTCCACTTTCAACTCATTCAGAACTTTTATCAAACACCTTCTGTGCATCCACTTTTACTGGCCTTTCCTCCTCCGTTTTCTGCCTATCACTCGCCGGAAAACATCTCTACACCGGAACTTCCAACGGCGAAATCCTTCTACGGAACCAAGAGAAAAATCACTCCGTAGTAGTAGCTCAAAAACAGAGTAAGAGCTCTGTTAAATCTATAGTTATTTTTGGGGATAAACTCTTCACTGCTCACCAAGATCATAAAATTCGTGTATGGAAAATCGACAACCACGATCATAATCAAAGTAATTACAAATGCATTGCTACTCTACCGACGCTGAATGATCGGTGTATGAGATTATTCAGCGCGAAAAACTACGTTGAAATTCGTAGACATAAGAAATgtacatgggttcatcatgttGATACAGTTTCAGCTCTAGCTATATCATCTGATAATACTCTGCTTTACTCTGCTTCATGGGATAGAACTTTCAAAATCTGGAGAATTTTGGATTTCAAATGCCTTGAATCAGTCTGGAATGCTCATGACGATGCCATTAACGCCATTGCTCTGTCGAAAAATGG GTATGTTTACACCGGTTCAGCAGACATGAAGATCAAAATATGGAAGAAAGAACGAGGGGAGAAGAGCGTACACACCCTTATATCAACACTAGAAAAACACAAATCATCCGTAAATGCTTTAGCTCTTAGTACAGATggttcaattttatattcagGTGCTTGTGATAGATCCATAATTGTATGGGAAAAAGATAGTGGTGGTGATAAAATGGTGGTGAGTGGAGCCTTAAGAGGACATACTAAGGCCATATTGTGTTTATCTGTGGTGGATGATTTGGTATGCAGTGGATCAGCAGATAAAACAGTGAGAATATGGATGAAAGGTATTGGAAAAAGTTATTCATGTTTGGCTGTTTTGGAAGGGCATAATGGTCCGGTAAAATGTTTAACCGCGAGTTCagataatagtaatagtaatagtaatagcgATGATTTTGGTTGTGGAAATTCTTATGTGGTGTATAGTGGTAGTTTGGATTGTGATATTAAGGTTTGGAAAATTTGGGTTCCATGA